One genomic region from Ovis canadensis isolate MfBH-ARS-UI-01 breed Bighorn chromosome 24, ARS-UI_OviCan_v2, whole genome shotgun sequence encodes:
- the PRR14 gene encoding proline-rich protein 14 isoform X1, with amino-acid sequence MAALPNWLLTLRHDGRQAASLSFSPPRKTRTGDWAVPKGSEKKALGGWAVLAKASFKGAGGGSRRRPGIHGRRRLEPGIPQGLPGAAASPMDLAGDSSTPGRQRLCRQPLAGALWGAKSPKRPKLQPLGAPSPLEKASRRVLAVVLEDVMAARMVPLAPQEESSTPRHHSNRWDSVRSQLPASPPRQATWSPQARPPDPLHLCREPLSRVRRPPSTPRRQSRTTPGPEEGPSQKVDQVHQPTLVVMLQDIASSRSRAEGFADEAPNFIVPARRAEPKVMVHQPKPPSRDLPAPSHPSALSANPLASPPPAPDPVLEPPSTPPPSSLLRPRLSPWGLAPLFHSVRSKLESFADIFLTPNKAPRPPPPSSPMKLELKIAISEAGQSGASEGTVAISPRPPIRQWRTQDQNPPASLTKPSLGRSHSCPDLGPPGPDPCSWPPVPAPSSRPRPRRHTVGGGEMAKAPPPPRPCLRKEVFPLGGVGGSPPLVTSCSSTASTSSFSEPAEPRLSSTKRKEPRAPEDQVLSDSETKTIGKVSRFRIRRTPARSQINLTPMGLPRPVRLNKKEFSLEEIYTNKNYQSPTTRRTFETIFEEPRERNGTLIFTSSRKLRRTVEFRDSSLPRSRRPSRGARAAAGRTLPPNLGPSPDVEPLLQQRLQELDASLLEEEEEGDQDRPPRT; translated from the exons ATGGCGGCACTGCCCAATTGGCTTCTTACCCTTAGGCATGATGGCCGCCAGGCGGCTTCACTTAGTTTCTCACCACCCCGGAAGACCAGGACCGGCGATTGGGCGGTGCCCAAAGGCTCCGAGAAGAAGGCCCTCGGCGGTTGGGCAGTGCTGGCCAAGGCTAGTTTTAAAGGAGCCGGAGGTGGGAGCCGTCGAAGACCCGGGATCCACGGGAGGCGGCG gctggaaCCTGGGATCCCCCAGGGACTCCCCGGAGCCGCCGCTTCCCCCATGGACTTGGCCGGGGACTCCAG CACGCCTGGCCGGCAGCGTCTGTGCCGCCAACCCCTTGCTGGAGCATTATGGGGAGCCAAGAGCCCCAAACGGCCGAAACTGCAGCCTCTCGGGGCCCCTTCGCCCTTGGAAAAAGCCTCTCGGCGGGTCCTGGCCGTGGTCCTGGAAGATGTCATGGCTGCCCGCATG GTCCCCCTGGCGCCCCAAGAAGAGAGTTCCACCCCACGACACCACAGCAACCGTTGGGATTCTGTTCGCAGCCAGCTGCCTGCCTCACCACCCCGGCAGGCCACGTGGTCCCCACAAGCCAG GCCTCCCGACCCACTGCACCTATGTCGAGAGCCCTTGAGCCGTGTCCGTCGGCCCCCTTCCACCCCAAGGCGGCAATCAAGGACAACACCTGGCCCAGAGGAGGGCCCTTCACAAAAGGTGGACCAGGTGCACCAGCCCACCCTGGTGGTGATGCTACAGGACATTGCCAGCTCCAGATCCCGAGCTGAG GGCTTTGCTGATGAGGCTCCCAACTTCATCGTCCCAGCGAGAAG AGCTGAGCCCAAGGTGATGGTTCACCAGCCAAAGCCTCCGTCCAGGGACCTGCCAGCCCCATCCCATCCATCTGCCCTGTCTGCAAACCCTCTGGCGAGCCCACCACCAG CCCCAGATCCTGTTCTGGAGCCCCCATCGACCCCACCGCCGTCCAGCCTTTTACGCCCCCGCCTCAGTCCCTGGGGCTTGGCCCCCCTCTTCCATTCCGTCCGCTCCAAGCTGGAGAGCTTTGCTGACATCTTCCTCACACCCAACAAAGCCCCgcgacccccacccccatcatccCCCATGAAGTTGGAGTTGAAGATTGCCATCTCAGAGGCCGGGCAGTCTGGGGCTTCTGAGGGCACTGTGGCAATCAGTCCCCGGCCCCCTATCCGCCAATGGCGGACCCAAGACCAGAACCCCCCAGCATCTCTCACTAAGCCCTCTCTGGGCCGAAGCCACtcctgccctgacctggggccTCCTGGCCCAGATCCCTGCAGCTGGCCCCCTGTTCCGGCCCCCTCAAGCCGGCCACGGCCTCGGCGGCACACGGTGGGTGGTGGAGAGATGGCCAAAGCCCCACCACCCCCTCGGCCCTGTCTCCGGAAAGAGGTCTTCCCTCTTGGAGGAGTgggaggctctcctcccctcGTCACATCTTGCTCGTCTACTGCATccacctcttccttctctgaacCTGCAGAACCCAG GTTGAGCTCAACCAAGAGAAAGGAGCCAAGGGCCCCAGAAGACCAGGTGCTTTCAGACTCTGAGACCAAG ACCATTGGGAAAGTTTCTCGATTCAGAATACGCAGGACACCGGCCCGTTCTCAAATAAACCTCACACCAATGGGGCTGCCTCGGCCAGTCAG GTTGAACAAGAAAGAGTTCAGCTTGGAAGAAATTTACACCAACAAGAATTACCAGTCACCCACAACCAGGAG GACCTTTGAGACCATCTTTGAGGAACCCCGGGAGCGCAATGGGACTCTGATTTTCACCAGCTCAAGGAAGCTCCGGCGGACTGTAGAATTTCGGGACAGCAGTCTTCCTCGATCCCGGCGGCCATCTCGCGGGGCCCGGGCTGCAGCTGGCAGGACCCTTCCTCCCAATCTGGGCCCCAGCCCAGATGTAGAACCCCTGCTGCAGCAGCGACTCCAGGAGCTGGACGCTTcactcctggaggaggaggaggaaggggatcaAGATCGGCCCCCTCGGACTTAA
- the PRR14 gene encoding proline-rich protein 14 isoform X3: MDLAGDSSTPGRQRLCRQPLAGALWGAKSPKRPKLQPLGAPSPLEKASRRVLAVVLEDVMAARMVPLAPQEESSTPRHHSNRWDSVRSQLPASPPRQATWSPQARPPDPLHLCREPLSRVRRPPSTPRRQSRTTPGPEEGPSQKVDQVHQPTLVVMLQDIASSRSRAEGFADEAPNFIVPARRAEPKVMVHQPKPPSRDLPAPSHPSALSANPLASPPPAPDPVLEPPSTPPPSSLLRPRLSPWGLAPLFHSVRSKLESFADIFLTPNKAPRPPPPSSPMKLELKIAISEAGQSGASEGTVAISPRPPIRQWRTQDQNPPASLTKPSLGRSHSCPDLGPPGPDPCSWPPVPAPSSRPRPRRHTVGGGEMAKAPPPPRPCLRKEVFPLGGVGGSPPLVTSCSSTASTSSFSEPAEPRLSSTKRKEPRAPEDQVLSDSETKTIGKVSRFRIRRTPARSQINLTPMGLPRPVRLNKKEFSLEEIYTNKNYQSPTTRRTFETIFEEPRERNGTLIFTSSRKLRRTVEFRDSSLPRSRRPSRGARAAAGRTLPPNLGPSPDVEPLLQQRLQELDASLLEEEEEGDQDRPPRT; encoded by the exons ATGGACTTGGCCGGGGACTCCAG CACGCCTGGCCGGCAGCGTCTGTGCCGCCAACCCCTTGCTGGAGCATTATGGGGAGCCAAGAGCCCCAAACGGCCGAAACTGCAGCCTCTCGGGGCCCCTTCGCCCTTGGAAAAAGCCTCTCGGCGGGTCCTGGCCGTGGTCCTGGAAGATGTCATGGCTGCCCGCATG GTCCCCCTGGCGCCCCAAGAAGAGAGTTCCACCCCACGACACCACAGCAACCGTTGGGATTCTGTTCGCAGCCAGCTGCCTGCCTCACCACCCCGGCAGGCCACGTGGTCCCCACAAGCCAG GCCTCCCGACCCACTGCACCTATGTCGAGAGCCCTTGAGCCGTGTCCGTCGGCCCCCTTCCACCCCAAGGCGGCAATCAAGGACAACACCTGGCCCAGAGGAGGGCCCTTCACAAAAGGTGGACCAGGTGCACCAGCCCACCCTGGTGGTGATGCTACAGGACATTGCCAGCTCCAGATCCCGAGCTGAG GGCTTTGCTGATGAGGCTCCCAACTTCATCGTCCCAGCGAGAAG AGCTGAGCCCAAGGTGATGGTTCACCAGCCAAAGCCTCCGTCCAGGGACCTGCCAGCCCCATCCCATCCATCTGCCCTGTCTGCAAACCCTCTGGCGAGCCCACCACCAG CCCCAGATCCTGTTCTGGAGCCCCCATCGACCCCACCGCCGTCCAGCCTTTTACGCCCCCGCCTCAGTCCCTGGGGCTTGGCCCCCCTCTTCCATTCCGTCCGCTCCAAGCTGGAGAGCTTTGCTGACATCTTCCTCACACCCAACAAAGCCCCgcgacccccacccccatcatccCCCATGAAGTTGGAGTTGAAGATTGCCATCTCAGAGGCCGGGCAGTCTGGGGCTTCTGAGGGCACTGTGGCAATCAGTCCCCGGCCCCCTATCCGCCAATGGCGGACCCAAGACCAGAACCCCCCAGCATCTCTCACTAAGCCCTCTCTGGGCCGAAGCCACtcctgccctgacctggggccTCCTGGCCCAGATCCCTGCAGCTGGCCCCCTGTTCCGGCCCCCTCAAGCCGGCCACGGCCTCGGCGGCACACGGTGGGTGGTGGAGAGATGGCCAAAGCCCCACCACCCCCTCGGCCCTGTCTCCGGAAAGAGGTCTTCCCTCTTGGAGGAGTgggaggctctcctcccctcGTCACATCTTGCTCGTCTACTGCATccacctcttccttctctgaacCTGCAGAACCCAG GTTGAGCTCAACCAAGAGAAAGGAGCCAAGGGCCCCAGAAGACCAGGTGCTTTCAGACTCTGAGACCAAG ACCATTGGGAAAGTTTCTCGATTCAGAATACGCAGGACACCGGCCCGTTCTCAAATAAACCTCACACCAATGGGGCTGCCTCGGCCAGTCAG GTTGAACAAGAAAGAGTTCAGCTTGGAAGAAATTTACACCAACAAGAATTACCAGTCACCCACAACCAGGAG GACCTTTGAGACCATCTTTGAGGAACCCCGGGAGCGCAATGGGACTCTGATTTTCACCAGCTCAAGGAAGCTCCGGCGGACTGTAGAATTTCGGGACAGCAGTCTTCCTCGATCCCGGCGGCCATCTCGCGGGGCCCGGGCTGCAGCTGGCAGGACCCTTCCTCCCAATCTGGGCCCCAGCCCAGATGTAGAACCCCTGCTGCAGCAGCGACTCCAGGAGCTGGACGCTTcactcctggaggaggaggaggaaggggatcaAGATCGGCCCCCTCGGACTTAA
- the FBRS gene encoding probable fibrosin-1 — METAAAAAPGPGWAAEGERRRRRCSRRDRDREQRRRRGPGGDAPRALLAAPRGSSSSSSPPPPARPWSSASSGERPGGPRRRRPRPRPRPPRPRARKRPAGSGSRGEEEEEEEEGGADDGEAEEEPEEEEEEEEDLIDGFAIASFASLEALQKDASLQPPERLEHRLKHSGKRKRGGSSGATGEPGDSSDREPGRPSGDRARKWPNKRRRKEASSRHSLEAGYICDAESDLDERVSDDDLDPSFTVSTSKASGPHGAFNGNCEAKLSVVPKVSGLERSQEQPPGPDPLLVPFPPKEPPPPPAPRPPVSPPAPLPAAPSLPPPPQPQLQLRVSPFGLRTSPYGSSLDLSTGSSSRPPPKAPAPPVAQPPPSSSSSSSSSSSASSSSAQLTHRPPTPSLPLPLSTHSFPAPGLRPPPPPHHPSLFSPGPTLPPPPPLLQVPGHPGASAANALSEQDLIGQDLNSRYLNAQGGPEVVGAGGSARPLAFQFHQHNHQHQHTHQHTHQHFTPYPPGLLPPHGPHMFEKYPGKMEGLFRHNPYTAFPPAVPGLPPGLPPAVSFGSLQGAFQPKSTNPELPPRLGPVPSGLPQKGTQIPDHFRPPLRKPGKWCAMHVRVAYMILRHQEKMKGDSHKLDFRNDLLPCLPGPYGALPPGQELSHPAASLFTATGAVHAAANPFTAAPGAHGPFLSPSTHIDPFGRPTSFASLAALSNGAFGGLGSPTFNSGAVFAQKESPGAPPAFASPPDPWGRLHRSPLAFPAWVRPPEAARTPGSDKERPVERREPSLTKEEKDRDLPFSRPQLRVSPATPKARAGEEGARPTKESVRVKEERKEEAAAAAAAAAAAAAAAAAATTGPQGLHLLFERPRPPPFLGPSPPERCAGFLEPTWLAGPPRLARPPRFYEAGEELTGPGAVAAARLYGLEPAHPLLYSRLAPPPPPTAAPGTPHLLSKTPPGALLGAPPPLVPAPRPSSPPRAPGPARADR; from the exons ATGGAGACGGCAGCGGCCGCGGCTCCTGGCCCGGGCTGGGCCGCTGAGggggagcggcggcggcggcgctgcTCGCGCCGAGACCGAGACCGGGAGCAGCGGCGCCGCCGAGGTCCCGGCGGCGACGCGCCCCGGGCCCTGTTGGCCGCCCCGCGCGGCTCCTCGTCCTcgtcgtcgccgccgccgccggccagGCCGTGGTCGTCAGCTTCGTCTGGAGAGCGGCCCGGAGGCCCGAGACGGCGGCGGCCGCGTCCCAGGCCTCGGCCCCCGCGACCCCGAGCTCGGAAGCGGCCTGCTGGCTCGGGCAGCcgcggggaggaagaggaggaggaggaggaggggggcgcAGACGATGGGGAGGCCGAGGAAGAgcctgaggaggaggaagaagaggaggaggacttGATCGATGGTTTCGCCATCGCCAGCTTCGCCAGCCTCGAGGCCTTGCAG aAGGATGCGTCTCTTCAGCCCCCAGAGCGACTGGAGCATCGGCTGAAGCATTCTGGGAAACGGAAGAGGGGTGGCTCCAGTGGGGCAACTGGGGAACCAGGGGACAGCTCTGATCGAGAGCCTGGCCGGCCCTCTGGGGATCGGGCCCGAAAATGGCCCAataagaggagaaggaaagag GCCTCCTCCCGTCATTCTCTGGAAGCTGGATACATA tgTGATGCAGAAAGTGATCTGGACGAGAGG GTCTCCGATGATGACCTCGACCCGTCCTTTACTGTCTCAACCAGCAAAG CCTCGGGCCCCCACGGCGCCTTCAATGGGAACTGTGAAGCAAAACTCTCCGTAGTCCCTAAAGTGTCGGGCCTGGAGCGGAGCCAGGAACAGCCCCCAGGGCCCGACCCGCTGCTAGTGCCTTTCCCCCCGAAGGAACCACCGCCTCCACCGGCCCCTCGGCCTCCTGTCTCACCCCCTGCACCCCTGCCGGCCGCCCCCAgtctgccacccccaccccagccccagctgcaGCTTCGGGTTTCGCCTTTTGGCCTCCGCACTTCCCCCTATGGCAGCAGCCTGGACCtcagcactggcag CTCTTCACGGCCGCCCCCCAAGGCCCCGGCCCCTCCCGTGGCTCAACCTCCCCCCTCATCATCCTCTTCgtcctcttcctcctcatctgCCTCCTCCTCGTCCGCGCAGCTCACCCACCGGCCCCCGACGCCCTCACTGCCCCTGCCTTTATCCACCCACAGCTTCCCCGCTCCTGGGCTTCggccccccccaccaccccaccacccctcctTGTTCTCCCctggccccaccctgcccccacccccacccctgctgcaGGTGCCAGGGCACCCTGGGGCCTCAGCCGCTAACGCCCTTTCTG aGCAGGACCTGATCGGCCAGGACCTGAACTCTCGCTACCTGAATGCCCAGGGTGGCCCCgaggtggtgggggcagggggctcgGCCCGGCCCCTGGCCTTCCAGTTCCACCAGCACAACCACCAGCACCAGCACACCCACCAGCACACCCACCAGCACTTCACCCCTTACCCCCCGGGCCTGCTGCCACCCCACGGCCCCCACATG tTTGAGAAATAtccaggaaagatggaaggccTTTTCCGGCataat CCGTATACGGCCTTCCCTCCCGCAGTGCCCGGCCTCCCTCCGGGCCTCCCGCCGGCTGTCTCCTTTGGCTCCCTGCAGGGGGCCTTCCAGCCCAAG AGCACGAACCCCGAGCTGCCACCACGACTGGGGCCAGTGCCGAGCGGGCTTCCCCAAAAGGGGACACAG ATCCCTGACCATTTCCGGCCACCTTTGAGG AAACCAGGGAAGTGGTGTGCCATGCACGTGCGCGTGGCTTACATGATCCTGAGACACCAGGAAAAGATGAAG GGCGACTCCCACAAGCTTGACTTTCGGAACGacctcctgccctgccttccGGGGCCCTATGGGGCCCTGCCCCCTGGGCAGGAGCTCTCCCACCCGGCCGCCTCCCTCTTCACTGCGACTG GTGCCGTCCATGCTGCAGCCAACCCTTTCACGGCAGCTCCCGGGGCCCACGGACCCTTTCTGAGTCCCAGCACCCACATTG ATCCCTTTGGGCGTCCCACAAGCTTCGCCTCCTTGGCTGCCCTCTCCAACGGGGCCTTTGGAGGCCTGGGCAGCCCCACATTCA ACTCCGGCGCCGTCTTTGCCCAGAAAGAAAGTCCAGGGGCCCCACCAGCCTTCGCCTCCCCCCCAGACCCATGGGGCCGCCTGCATCGCagtcctctggcctttcctgcctGGGTCCGGCCCCCTGAGGCTGCCCGGACCCCGGGCTCAGACAAAGAGCGGCCGGTAGAGCGGAGGGAGCCCTCTCTCACCAAGGAGGAGAAGGACAG GGACCTCCCCTTTTCCCGGCCCCAGCTCCGAGTTTCTCCTGCTACTCCCAAGGCCCGGGCTGGCGAGGAAGGGGCCCGGCCCACCAAGGAGTCGGTGCGGGTAAAGGAGGAGCGGAAGGAAGAggccgctgctgccgccgccgccgctgccgctgccgctgccgccgccgccgccgccaccaccgGGCCCCAAGGCCTTCACCTGCTGTTTGAGAGGCCCCGGCCACCCCCATTTCTGGGCCCTAGTCCTCCAGAGCGCTGTGCTGGCTTCCTAGAGCCAACCTGGTTGGCTGGGCCCCCTCGCCTCGCTAGGCCGCCCCGCTTCTACGAGGCGGGAGAGGAGCTAACTGGACCTGGGGCCGTGGCCGCCGCCCGCCTCTATGGTCTGGAGCCTGCCCATCCCCTGCTCTACAGCCGCTTGGCTCCGCCGCCACCACCGACTGCAGCCCCAGGAACCCCTCACCTTCTCAGCAAGACCCCACCAGGAGCCCTTTTGGGGGCACCACCTCCGCTTGTGCCCGCCCCCCGGCCTAGTTCCCCTCCTCGGGCCCCTGGCCCAGCCCGGGCTGACAGGTGA
- the PRR14 gene encoding proline-rich protein 14 isoform X2, whose translation MAALPNWLLTLRHDGRQAASLSFSPPRKTRTGDWAVPKGSEKKALGGWAVLAKASFKGAGGGSRRRPGIHGRRRTPGRQRLCRQPLAGALWGAKSPKRPKLQPLGAPSPLEKASRRVLAVVLEDVMAARMVPLAPQEESSTPRHHSNRWDSVRSQLPASPPRQATWSPQARPPDPLHLCREPLSRVRRPPSTPRRQSRTTPGPEEGPSQKVDQVHQPTLVVMLQDIASSRSRAEGFADEAPNFIVPARRAEPKVMVHQPKPPSRDLPAPSHPSALSANPLASPPPAPDPVLEPPSTPPPSSLLRPRLSPWGLAPLFHSVRSKLESFADIFLTPNKAPRPPPPSSPMKLELKIAISEAGQSGASEGTVAISPRPPIRQWRTQDQNPPASLTKPSLGRSHSCPDLGPPGPDPCSWPPVPAPSSRPRPRRHTVGGGEMAKAPPPPRPCLRKEVFPLGGVGGSPPLVTSCSSTASTSSFSEPAEPRLSSTKRKEPRAPEDQVLSDSETKTIGKVSRFRIRRTPARSQINLTPMGLPRPVRLNKKEFSLEEIYTNKNYQSPTTRRTFETIFEEPRERNGTLIFTSSRKLRRTVEFRDSSLPRSRRPSRGARAAAGRTLPPNLGPSPDVEPLLQQRLQELDASLLEEEEEGDQDRPPRT comes from the exons ATGGCGGCACTGCCCAATTGGCTTCTTACCCTTAGGCATGATGGCCGCCAGGCGGCTTCACTTAGTTTCTCACCACCCCGGAAGACCAGGACCGGCGATTGGGCGGTGCCCAAAGGCTCCGAGAAGAAGGCCCTCGGCGGTTGGGCAGTGCTGGCCAAGGCTAGTTTTAAAGGAGCCGGAGGTGGGAGCCGTCGAAGACCCGGGATCCACGGGAGGCGGCG CACGCCTGGCCGGCAGCGTCTGTGCCGCCAACCCCTTGCTGGAGCATTATGGGGAGCCAAGAGCCCCAAACGGCCGAAACTGCAGCCTCTCGGGGCCCCTTCGCCCTTGGAAAAAGCCTCTCGGCGGGTCCTGGCCGTGGTCCTGGAAGATGTCATGGCTGCCCGCATG GTCCCCCTGGCGCCCCAAGAAGAGAGTTCCACCCCACGACACCACAGCAACCGTTGGGATTCTGTTCGCAGCCAGCTGCCTGCCTCACCACCCCGGCAGGCCACGTGGTCCCCACAAGCCAG GCCTCCCGACCCACTGCACCTATGTCGAGAGCCCTTGAGCCGTGTCCGTCGGCCCCCTTCCACCCCAAGGCGGCAATCAAGGACAACACCTGGCCCAGAGGAGGGCCCTTCACAAAAGGTGGACCAGGTGCACCAGCCCACCCTGGTGGTGATGCTACAGGACATTGCCAGCTCCAGATCCCGAGCTGAG GGCTTTGCTGATGAGGCTCCCAACTTCATCGTCCCAGCGAGAAG AGCTGAGCCCAAGGTGATGGTTCACCAGCCAAAGCCTCCGTCCAGGGACCTGCCAGCCCCATCCCATCCATCTGCCCTGTCTGCAAACCCTCTGGCGAGCCCACCACCAG CCCCAGATCCTGTTCTGGAGCCCCCATCGACCCCACCGCCGTCCAGCCTTTTACGCCCCCGCCTCAGTCCCTGGGGCTTGGCCCCCCTCTTCCATTCCGTCCGCTCCAAGCTGGAGAGCTTTGCTGACATCTTCCTCACACCCAACAAAGCCCCgcgacccccacccccatcatccCCCATGAAGTTGGAGTTGAAGATTGCCATCTCAGAGGCCGGGCAGTCTGGGGCTTCTGAGGGCACTGTGGCAATCAGTCCCCGGCCCCCTATCCGCCAATGGCGGACCCAAGACCAGAACCCCCCAGCATCTCTCACTAAGCCCTCTCTGGGCCGAAGCCACtcctgccctgacctggggccTCCTGGCCCAGATCCCTGCAGCTGGCCCCCTGTTCCGGCCCCCTCAAGCCGGCCACGGCCTCGGCGGCACACGGTGGGTGGTGGAGAGATGGCCAAAGCCCCACCACCCCCTCGGCCCTGTCTCCGGAAAGAGGTCTTCCCTCTTGGAGGAGTgggaggctctcctcccctcGTCACATCTTGCTCGTCTACTGCATccacctcttccttctctgaacCTGCAGAACCCAG GTTGAGCTCAACCAAGAGAAAGGAGCCAAGGGCCCCAGAAGACCAGGTGCTTTCAGACTCTGAGACCAAG ACCATTGGGAAAGTTTCTCGATTCAGAATACGCAGGACACCGGCCCGTTCTCAAATAAACCTCACACCAATGGGGCTGCCTCGGCCAGTCAG GTTGAACAAGAAAGAGTTCAGCTTGGAAGAAATTTACACCAACAAGAATTACCAGTCACCCACAACCAGGAG GACCTTTGAGACCATCTTTGAGGAACCCCGGGAGCGCAATGGGACTCTGATTTTCACCAGCTCAAGGAAGCTCCGGCGGACTGTAGAATTTCGGGACAGCAGTCTTCCTCGATCCCGGCGGCCATCTCGCGGGGCCCGGGCTGCAGCTGGCAGGACCCTTCCTCCCAATCTGGGCCCCAGCCCAGATGTAGAACCCCTGCTGCAGCAGCGACTCCAGGAGCTGGACGCTTcactcctggaggaggaggaggaaggggatcaAGATCGGCCCCCTCGGACTTAA